A region from the Sulfitobacter sp. D7 genome encodes:
- a CDS encoding DUF938 domain-containing protein, protein MSRLPPSASVTEDAGGDRLFAPAAARNLDALCDLLATHAPQKGRALEIASGTGQHVVGFAKRLPGLTWLPSDIDTARRASINAHAAEATLPNIAPALPLDATQPGWAGEHGPFDLIMLANLLHLIPTPATRSLITEAATALAPGGTLILYGPFKRAGQTTSPGDTRFDAELRAADPTIGYKDNIDIARWLSDAGLSPIDEVDMPANNLAFIARKPSP, encoded by the coding sequence ATGAGCCGACTGCCCCCGAGTGCCAGCGTCACCGAAGACGCAGGCGGCGACCGTCTTTTCGCCCCCGCCGCTGCACGCAACCTCGACGCGCTTTGCGATCTGCTGGCAACCCACGCTCCACAAAAAGGCCGCGCGCTGGAAATCGCCAGCGGCACCGGCCAGCATGTGGTCGGCTTTGCCAAACGCCTGCCGGGCCTCACATGGCTGCCCAGCGACATCGACACAGCCCGCCGCGCCAGCATCAACGCCCACGCGGCCGAGGCCACCCTGCCCAATATCGCCCCGGCCCTGCCACTCGACGCGACCCAGCCCGGCTGGGCGGGCGAACATGGCCCCTTCGACCTGATCATGCTGGCCAACCTGCTGCACCTCATCCCAACCCCCGCCACTCGGAGCCTGATCACCGAAGCCGCCACAGCCCTCGCCCCCGGCGGCACACTGATCCTCTACGGCCCCTTCAAACGCGCTGGCCAAACCACCTCCCCCGGCGACACCCGCTTTGACGCCGAACTGCGCGCCGCCGACCCCACGATCGGCTACAAAGACAACATCGACATAGCCCGCTGGCTTAGCGATGCGGGCCTTAGCCCGATCGACGAAGTGGACATGCCCGCCAACAACCTCGCATTCATCGCCAGAAAGCCCAGCCCATGA
- a CDS encoding aldo/keto reductase, which produces MNYMLTSLDGTPASRLAFGTMQFGGRADAAASRAMFDACIAAGITHFDTAHVYTDGASETLLGQFVQDRRDSLIVATKAAYIGGAGRANILASAETSRQRMQLDTLDVLYLHRFDPDTPLTESFAALAELKDLGHIRQVGLSNFAAWQVVKAAHIAADFGLEITVIQPMYNLVKRQAEVEILPMAHDLDILVAPYSPLGGGLLTGKYATGGTGRLSEDDRYAARYGQEVMHGAAAGLAALARDLGTHPATLAVAWAAAHPTRPTPIISARSLAQLEPSLAALNYQMTPQTYAAIAALSPTPPPATDRLEEQS; this is translated from the coding sequence ATGAACTACATGCTCACCAGCCTTGATGGCACCCCCGCCAGCCGCCTCGCCTTCGGCACGATGCAATTCGGTGGCCGCGCCGATGCAGCGGCCTCCCGCGCGATGTTCGACGCCTGTATCGCGGCGGGGATCACGCATTTCGACACGGCGCATGTCTATACCGACGGGGCGTCCGAGACGCTGCTGGGCCAGTTCGTGCAAGACCGCCGCGACAGCCTGATCGTGGCCACCAAAGCCGCCTATATCGGCGGCGCAGGGCGTGCCAATATTCTCGCTTCTGCCGAGACATCACGCCAGCGGATGCAGCTTGATACGCTCGACGTGCTCTACCTGCACCGTTTCGACCCGGACACACCGCTGACCGAAAGCTTCGCCGCGCTGGCCGAGTTGAAAGATCTGGGCCACATCCGCCAAGTGGGCCTGTCCAACTTCGCCGCATGGCAGGTCGTCAAAGCGGCCCATATCGCCGCCGACTTCGGCCTAGAGATCACGGTGATCCAACCGATGTACAATCTCGTCAAACGCCAAGCCGAGGTCGAGATCCTCCCCATGGCCCATGACCTCGACATTCTCGTCGCGCCCTACTCTCCCCTGGGCGGCGGGCTGCTCACCGGGAAATATGCCACCGGAGGCACCGGTCGCCTCAGCGAAGATGACCGTTATGCTGCCCGCTACGGACAAGAGGTGATGCACGGCGCCGCTGCCGGGCTGGCCGCCCTCGCCCGCGATCTCGGCACCCATCCAGCGACCCTCGCCGTGGCATGGGCGGCGGCACACCCCACGCGGCCAACCCCGATCATTTCCGCCCGCTCTTTGGCACAGCTTGAACCGTCACTGGCCGCGCTCAACTACCAAATGACGCCACAAACCTACGCCGCCATCGCCGCGCTCTCGCCCACACCGCCCCCGGCCACCGACCGGCTAGAAGAGCAATCATGA